The sequence CAGCATGTGCACGGGCATGCGCGTGCGCCCGAGCACGATGGTGAGATCGACATGAAGGCCTTCCAGGCTGGACACGCGCCGCGAACTCCCCGACATGAAGCGAATGACCCCGAACGACCGCGACCGCACGAGAGAGACCGACGCGATGCTTGCCGATCATGGTGAACGGGCGGTTAACGCGCGCGCCGCCCCCACGGGCGGCTTCTTCCCCTCCGCCGGCTCCCCGCCGGTGGAATGGGTGATCGCCGAGGAGCTCGTCGCCTACGAGGCGGCGCTCGCCGAGATGGAGGCGCGCGCGGCGGCGATCGCGGAGGGGCGCGCGCCCGAGCGGGTCTGGCTCGTCGAGCATCCGCCGCTCTACACGGCCGGCACCTCGGCGAAGGAGGCCGACCTCGTCGCGCCGGGGCGCTTTCCGGTCCACGTCGCCGGGCGCGGCGGGCAGTACACCTATCATGGCCCCGGCCAGCGGGTGGCCTACGTCATGCTCGACCTCACGCGGCGCCGGCAGGACCTGCGCGCCTACGTCGCCGCGCTGGAGGACTGGCTGATCCGCACGCTCGGCGCCTTCAACGTGCGCGGCGAGCGCCGCGAGGACCGTGTCGGCGTCTGGGTGCGCCGCCCCGAGAAGGGCGAGGGCGTCGAGGACAAGATCGCCGCCATCGGCATCCGGGTGCGGCGCTGGGCGACCTTCCACGGCGTCTCGCTCAACGTCGAGCCGGACCTCTCCCATTTCGAGGGCATCGTGCCCTGCGGCGTGCGCGAGCACGGCGTCACCAGCCTCGTCGATCTCGGCCTGCCGGTGACCATGCCGGAGGTCGACGCCGTCATGCGCGCGACCTTCGAGGAGGTGTTCGGGGAGACGCGGTGAGGGCGGCGCGCCGATGGGCGGGATCGCCCCTCGCCCCGGCGCGCCGCGCCCTGTAATCTGCCCCTCATGACGCACGCCCCCCTCCTCGACCGCCTCTCCGACGCCTGCCCCACCTGCTCGGCCAAGATCGCCAAGGCCCGTCTCGCCGACCTGATCGCGGCGGCGCGGGAGCGGGAGGACGCGGCGGCGCTCGTGCCGCATCTGGAACACGGGCCGCTGCGCAATCTCGTCGGCCTCCTGTTCGAGCACTCGCCCTTCCTGACGCGTCTCGCCGAGCGGCCGGAGCGCCTCGCCCGCCTCGTGCTGACCGCCCCCGAGGAGAGCCTCGCCCGCATCGTCTCCGAGCAGGCGAACCGGTTCCGCGCCGTCGCCGC comes from Salinarimonas sp. and encodes:
- the lipB gene encoding lipoyl(octanoyl) transferase LipB; the encoded protein is MLADHGERAVNARAAPTGGFFPSAGSPPVEWVIAEELVAYEAALAEMEARAAAIAEGRAPERVWLVEHPPLYTAGTSAKEADLVAPGRFPVHVAGRGGQYTYHGPGQRVAYVMLDLTRRRQDLRAYVAALEDWLIRTLGAFNVRGERREDRVGVWVRRPEKGEGVEDKIAAIGIRVRRWATFHGVSLNVEPDLSHFEGIVPCGVREHGVTSLVDLGLPVTMPEVDAVMRATFEEVFGETR